One Paraburkholderia sp. IMGN_8 DNA window includes the following coding sequences:
- a CDS encoding SDR family oxidoreductase has protein sequence MITNLFDLKGKIALVTGASRGIGEEIAKLLAEQGAHVIVSSRKLEDCESVAREIKAAGGSAEAQPCHVGRVEDILTIFQHIRARHGRLDILVNNAATNPYFGHILDTDLTSFEKTVEVNLRGYFFMSVEAGKLMREHGGGAIVNTASVNALQPGDRQGIYSITKAAVVNMTRAFAKECGPLGIRVNALLPGLTKTRFAGALFEDQATYENWISRIPLRRHAEPREMAGTVLYLVSDAASYTNGECVVVDGGLTI, from the coding sequence GTGATTACTAATTTGTTTGATCTGAAGGGAAAGATTGCTCTGGTGACGGGTGCCAGCCGGGGTATCGGCGAGGAAATCGCCAAACTACTCGCCGAGCAGGGTGCCCACGTGATTGTGTCGAGCCGCAAGCTGGAAGATTGCGAATCTGTCGCACGCGAGATCAAGGCGGCGGGCGGGAGCGCTGAAGCGCAACCGTGCCATGTCGGGCGTGTTGAGGACATTCTTACGATCTTCCAGCATATTCGTGCACGGCATGGCCGTCTGGACATCCTCGTCAACAACGCGGCGACGAATCCCTATTTCGGCCACATTCTTGATACCGACCTGACGTCATTCGAAAAGACAGTGGAAGTCAACTTGCGCGGTTATTTCTTCATGTCAGTGGAGGCGGGCAAGTTGATGCGGGAGCACGGCGGCGGTGCGATCGTCAACACGGCTTCGGTCAATGCATTGCAGCCTGGCGACAGGCAGGGAATCTACTCGATCACCAAAGCCGCTGTGGTCAACATGACGCGGGCATTCGCGAAGGAGTGCGGGCCGTTGGGGATTCGAGTGAATGCGCTGCTCCCGGGATTGACAAAAACCCGCTTTGCGGGGGCACTGTTCGAAGATCAGGCTACCTACGAAAACTGGATATCGCGCATCCCGCTGCGGCGCCACGCGGAACCTCGTGAGATGGCGGGTACCGTGCTTTATCTGGTGTCCGACGCTGCGAGCTATACCAATGGAGAGTGTGTAGTCGTCGACGGTGGACTGACGATCTAG
- a CDS encoding helix-turn-helix domain-containing protein has translation MTTSGKTLRSDGAETRIRLKEEAQRLFALRGLDGVSVQDIISAAGQRNSASLRYYFGNKLELARELVVDGARLIDEDRQARLDRLEAEGGINVRAVLGALLFPMLDLADRTGQATYIRMIANLQLNNRAFLREALENKWNLGYQRCNAQLRNLLSPIPPAIVDHRLSLVGIYGNAALAAWEASRDNGESGGLWSPQYAVSSLMDTFESVLTAEPSEETRSLLGRI, from the coding sequence ATGACGACGTCAGGGAAAACCCTTCGCTCGGATGGGGCGGAGACACGAATTCGCTTAAAAGAAGAAGCCCAACGCCTGTTCGCGCTGCGCGGATTGGACGGAGTGTCCGTACAGGACATCATCTCCGCTGCAGGGCAGCGCAACAGCGCCTCGCTGCGCTACTACTTCGGGAACAAACTTGAACTGGCACGTGAGCTGGTCGTCGACGGCGCGCGCCTTATAGACGAAGACCGTCAGGCGCGGCTCGACAGACTGGAGGCAGAGGGCGGGATAAACGTGCGAGCGGTATTGGGCGCGCTGCTCTTTCCGATGCTTGATCTGGCGGATCGTACGGGTCAGGCGACGTACATCCGCATGATCGCCAACTTGCAGTTGAACAACCGCGCGTTCTTGCGGGAGGCGCTGGAAAACAAGTGGAATCTGGGTTATCAGCGTTGCAACGCCCAGCTCCGGAACCTGCTTTCCCCTATTCCGCCGGCAATAGTCGATCACAGACTGTCGCTCGTCGGCATCTACGGCAATGCCGCACTGGCAGCGTGGGAAGCGAGTCGGGACAATGGCGAGTCTGGCGGGCTCTGGTCCCCGCAATACGCCGTGTCCAGCTTGATGGACACGTTTGAAAGCGTACTCACCGCAGAGCCGTCGGAAGAAACGCGGTCCTTGTTGGGGAGGATCTGA
- a CDS encoding LysR family transcriptional regulator, which translates to MRLSKVDLNLFVVFEAVYRTRNLTRAAEMLFITQPAVSNALARMRKAFDDQLFVSTSAGMMPTPVSENIIGQVREALQLLDSSTHVGGRFDPASSERTFRLSMTDLTEALLLPALEEVLQRLAPGIRIESYFTTRKEVPEALASGVVNLAIDAPLIDDPDLEQEPLGGDRYACMLRHDHPFTRKKLTIDDYLGFGHIHVSSRPQGSGLVDAELNKLGLRRSIRTRVQHYLVAPLIAMRTDLVLTAPLVLLQRYDARVLALPFDLPDLESHCYWHRSVTEDPAHRWLREQIGRLMREMNQ; encoded by the coding sequence ATGCGTCTGTCAAAGGTCGATCTGAATCTCTTCGTTGTCTTCGAAGCCGTCTACAGAACACGAAACCTGACGCGCGCAGCGGAGATGCTGTTCATCACTCAGCCTGCTGTCAGCAATGCATTGGCGCGGATGCGCAAAGCATTCGACGATCAGCTTTTTGTCAGTACGTCGGCCGGCATGATGCCGACTCCCGTTTCGGAAAACATCATCGGCCAGGTTCGTGAGGCGCTGCAGCTGCTTGACTCGAGCACTCACGTCGGAGGACGCTTCGACCCCGCCTCGTCTGAGCGTACGTTTCGGCTGAGCATGACCGACCTCACGGAGGCGCTCCTTCTGCCCGCACTGGAGGAGGTGCTGCAGCGACTGGCGCCCGGCATCCGCATCGAAAGCTATTTCACGACGCGTAAAGAGGTTCCGGAAGCGTTAGCCAGCGGTGTGGTCAATCTTGCCATCGACGCGCCGCTGATTGACGACCCAGACCTCGAGCAGGAGCCACTCGGTGGCGACCGGTATGCATGCATGCTGCGTCACGACCATCCGTTTACCAGGAAGAAGCTGACGATCGATGACTACCTCGGGTTCGGTCATATCCACGTATCCAGCCGCCCCCAGGGATCTGGTCTCGTCGATGCGGAACTGAACAAGCTGGGCCTCAGGCGATCGATTCGGACGCGGGTTCAACACTATCTGGTCGCCCCATTGATCGCGATGCGAACCGATCTTGTCCTCACAGCCCCGCTCGTGCTCCTTCAGCGGTATGACGCGCGAGTCCTGGCGCTGCCGTTCGATCTTCCGGATCTCGAGTCTCATTGCTACTGGCATCGAAGCGTGACCGAGGACCCGGCTCATCGTTGGCTGCGCGAGCAGATCGGCCGTCTCATGCGGGAGATGAACCAGTAG
- a CDS encoding acyl-CoA dehydrogenase family protein gives MDFAYSPKVEALRTQVRTFMDAHIVPRIRRWHEEVSAGQYPVSFMETLKEQAREEGLWNLFLPHLRDDEPGTRLTNLEYAPLAEIMGRVSWASEVFNCNAPDTGNMELLHMFATPAQRKEWLKPLLDGKIRSAFAMTEPAVASSDATNITTSIRLDGDDYVIDGRKWFITNAAHPNCTLFIVMGKTDPDAPSHRQQSMILVPRDTPGVKVIRNITVVNHLAPEGHCEIEFKEVRVPRSNLLGEEGSGFALAQARLGPGRIHHCMRSIGAAELALELMVERAQARTTFGKMLHEHGSVAEWIAKSRIEIDQARLFVLKTAWMIDNVGAKEARKEISMIKALVPSVHTAVCERAMQVFGAMGLSPDTPLADSWTWGRALRFADGPDEVHLQSIARMELKAQPYEPGKDNPYLMTSAQCIAPVSTLCMGPE, from the coding sequence ATGGACTTTGCATATAGCCCGAAAGTCGAAGCGCTGCGCACCCAGGTGCGTACGTTCATGGACGCTCACATCGTTCCGCGCATCCGGCGATGGCACGAGGAAGTGAGTGCGGGTCAATATCCGGTTTCCTTTATGGAGACCTTGAAGGAGCAGGCGCGTGAAGAGGGTCTCTGGAATCTGTTCCTTCCGCATCTGCGCGACGACGAGCCCGGTACCCGTCTGACCAATCTCGAATACGCGCCCCTGGCTGAAATCATGGGGCGTGTATCTTGGGCATCGGAGGTATTCAACTGCAATGCGCCGGACACGGGCAATATGGAGCTGCTCCATATGTTTGCCACGCCCGCTCAGCGCAAAGAGTGGCTCAAGCCCCTTCTCGACGGCAAGATCCGCTCGGCGTTTGCGATGACGGAGCCGGCTGTGGCCTCCTCGGACGCGACCAATATCACGACGTCGATTCGACTTGACGGGGATGACTATGTCATCGACGGCCGGAAGTGGTTCATCACGAATGCAGCACACCCGAATTGCACGCTCTTCATCGTGATGGGCAAAACGGATCCGGACGCACCGAGCCACCGTCAGCAGAGCATGATTCTCGTGCCCCGCGATACACCCGGCGTCAAGGTGATCCGCAATATCACGGTGGTCAATCACCTGGCACCGGAAGGACACTGCGAGATCGAGTTCAAAGAGGTGCGCGTACCCCGGTCGAATCTCCTCGGTGAAGAGGGCAGCGGCTTTGCGCTCGCGCAGGCGCGCCTTGGGCCGGGACGGATTCACCACTGCATGCGGTCGATTGGCGCCGCCGAACTGGCGCTCGAGTTGATGGTGGAACGGGCCCAGGCACGCACGACATTCGGAAAGATGCTGCATGAGCACGGGTCCGTCGCCGAATGGATCGCGAAGTCCAGAATCGAAATCGATCAAGCGAGGCTGTTTGTTCTCAAAACCGCGTGGATGATCGACAACGTGGGTGCGAAGGAGGCGCGCAAGGAGATCTCGATGATCAAGGCGCTCGTACCAAGTGTTCATACCGCCGTTTGCGAGCGGGCAATGCAGGTGTTTGGCGCGATGGGGCTGAGCCCCGACACGCCATTGGCCGATAGCTGGACGTGGGGCCGTGCGTTGCGGTTCGCAGATGGCCCGGACGAGGTTCACTTGCAGAGCATTGCACGGATGGAACTCAAGGCGCAGCCCTATGAACCGGGGAAGGATAATCCCTACCTGATGACGTCGGCGCAATGCATAGCGCCAGTTTCAACGCTTTGCATGGGACCCGAGTAA
- the mdtN gene encoding multidrug transporter subunit MdtN yields the protein MATTASKTSKRKWPAIILVVVTLLLLLFVIRLLDRAPRTDDAYVYADTIDVVPEVNGRIVELAVHDNQAVKQGDLLFRLDPRPYQDALTRGNASLVALDRQIELTQRTVNAQQYNAQSVRAAVERARAAASQASDTLHRMEPLLSHGYVSAEDVDRARTAQRATQAELSAAQLQAQQAAAAVSGVDALVAQRAVVMAEIAIAELNLEYATVRAPFDGRIVSLKTSTGQFASVLKPVFTLIDTRHWYVVANFRETELKGVRTGTPAAVYLMSDTGQRFRGSVDSISYGVAPDEAGLALPGGLPRIQRTLNWVHVSQRFPVKIRVDNPNPELFRVGTSAVAVLEPGRGNDGERH from the coding sequence ATGGCGACGACTGCCAGCAAAACATCGAAGAGAAAATGGCCGGCCATCATCCTGGTCGTGGTGACGCTGTTGCTGCTGCTTTTCGTCATCCGGCTGCTCGACCGTGCGCCGCGCACCGACGACGCCTACGTCTATGCGGATACGATCGACGTCGTGCCCGAGGTCAACGGGCGCATCGTCGAACTGGCCGTGCACGACAATCAGGCGGTGAAGCAAGGCGATCTACTGTTCCGCCTCGATCCGCGTCCGTATCAGGATGCGCTGACGCGGGGCAACGCGTCCCTCGTCGCGCTCGACCGCCAGATCGAACTGACCCAGCGCACGGTCAATGCGCAGCAGTACAACGCGCAGTCGGTGCGCGCGGCCGTCGAGCGCGCGCGAGCTGCAGCCAGCCAGGCGTCCGATACGCTGCACCGCATGGAGCCACTTTTGTCACATGGCTATGTGTCGGCGGAAGACGTCGACCGTGCGCGCACCGCACAACGCGCCACGCAGGCCGAACTCAGCGCCGCGCAACTGCAGGCGCAGCAGGCGGCAGCGGCTGTGAGCGGCGTCGATGCGCTGGTTGCGCAACGTGCCGTCGTCATGGCGGAGATCGCGATTGCCGAACTGAACCTCGAATATGCGACCGTGCGAGCACCGTTCGATGGACGCATCGTGTCGTTGAAAACGTCGACGGGCCAGTTCGCGTCGGTACTCAAGCCTGTCTTCACCTTGATCGACACGCGCCACTGGTACGTTGTCGCGAACTTTCGCGAGACGGAACTTAAGGGCGTCAGGACGGGGACGCCCGCCGCGGTCTACCTGATGAGCGATACGGGCCAGCGCTTTCGGGGCAGCGTCGATTCGATCAGCTATGGCGTCGCGCCCGATGAAGCCGGTCTTGCATTGCCCGGCGGGTTGCCGCGCATTCAACGTACGCTTAACTGGGTCCATGTATCGCAACGCTTCCCGGTGAAGATCCGGGTCGACAATCCGAACCCGGAGCTGTTTCGCGTCGGTACGTCAGCGGTGGCCGTGCTGGAGCCGGGGCGCGGCAACGACGGCGAGCGTCATTGA
- a CDS encoding YtcA family lipoprotein, with amino-acid sequence MSGCASSPSIGVLGAYFPDWLFCIVAGVVLTVVIYLIVKRLQVDHLMGPPAVVYPTLVTFLALAAWLILFQH; translated from the coding sequence GTGTCAGGCTGCGCAAGTTCGCCATCCATTGGCGTGCTCGGCGCGTACTTTCCGGACTGGCTGTTCTGTATCGTCGCGGGAGTTGTGCTCACGGTCGTCATCTATCTGATTGTCAAGCGATTGCAGGTCGACCATCTGATGGGACCTCCGGCCGTGGTGTATCCCACGCTTGTCACTTTCCTCGCACTCGCTGCCTGGTTAATACTGTTCCAACACTGA
- a CDS encoding FUSC family protein — protein sequence MAAADYLPVMLRDAGAFLKRELAPFPGRVNVMLRAMLTSAIVIVASMALEVPELALSLLVVFYVTQSNVVVTRLVGVMFIVGSTLAIGLSILLLKFTFDYPLLRIVIASLLFFGSVYLLRVLKIGVVFFIVAIVVIYVQSFVDRTDQADLLIRAVLWVWVAVNYPIALTLVVNTLLLPAEPQLQLKAEIHRQLAALEARLTQLIDGSANAAPITPAAVQQGALTLQKLLRFTTMRDAHYREHQALQLACIATVSRLYRGARELPPDWRGATAAQLAVLRELRANVRVLDESVMSGEPYRYVGTATPEDHAVADTMPAAAELQRALHAYADLVASGAEPGKPAASEPMVAPDAWTNPAYMRFSLKTLLAVLVCYVFYNAVDWQGVHTIMLTCLIVALPSLGASTQRALLRLAGAAVGSALALFMVVFIVPHLDDIVGLLLMALPVVAFGAWISAGSERIGYAGLQLMFTFSLALLDQFSPTTNLTEIRDRMVGILLGVGVATFVQMSFWRESEGDVLRQKLATMLRAIAAQLRAPQAGVDQRDELPFAQRQLQAWAVLAECEATLSRVALEPDWQEVEQAQLTLRAQTVLAQGREIMLAGDALRNTLAAQAGSSSSQTVDAVRSTQEQASADLNRYADELASSSPDARAPRRIGIAAQAVEPTQPTDGPLIAAADELSRQVAGLPDWRVEAPVAAPSSQAIRT from the coding sequence ATGGCCGCCGCCGACTATCTGCCCGTCATGCTGCGCGATGCAGGCGCTTTCCTGAAGCGCGAGCTTGCGCCTTTCCCCGGTCGCGTCAACGTGATGTTGCGTGCCATGCTGACGAGCGCCATCGTGATCGTCGCGTCGATGGCGCTCGAAGTGCCGGAGCTCGCGCTGTCGCTGCTGGTGGTGTTCTATGTCACGCAGTCGAACGTCGTGGTCACGCGGCTGGTCGGCGTGATGTTTATCGTCGGATCGACGCTTGCAATCGGTCTATCGATCCTGCTGCTGAAGTTCACGTTCGACTATCCGTTGCTACGCATCGTGATCGCGAGTCTGCTGTTCTTCGGCAGCGTGTATCTGCTCCGCGTTCTCAAGATCGGCGTCGTGTTCTTTATCGTCGCGATCGTCGTGATCTATGTGCAGAGCTTCGTGGACCGGACCGATCAGGCCGACCTGCTGATCCGCGCGGTGTTGTGGGTATGGGTCGCCGTCAACTATCCGATCGCGCTGACGCTCGTGGTCAACACGCTGCTGTTGCCCGCCGAACCGCAGTTGCAACTCAAGGCGGAAATCCATCGGCAACTCGCGGCGCTGGAAGCGCGGCTGACGCAACTGATCGATGGTAGCGCGAATGCCGCGCCGATCACGCCGGCGGCCGTCCAGCAAGGTGCGCTCACGCTGCAGAAGCTGCTGCGTTTCACGACGATGCGCGACGCCCACTATCGCGAGCATCAGGCGTTGCAGCTTGCATGCATCGCGACCGTGTCGCGCCTTTATCGCGGTGCGCGTGAACTGCCGCCTGACTGGCGGGGAGCGACAGCAGCGCAACTGGCGGTGTTGCGCGAGCTGCGCGCGAACGTCCGCGTGCTCGACGAATCGGTGATGTCGGGCGAGCCCTATCGCTACGTCGGCACCGCGACGCCTGAAGACCACGCCGTCGCCGATACGATGCCCGCGGCCGCCGAATTGCAGCGCGCGCTGCACGCCTACGCCGATCTGGTCGCAAGCGGTGCCGAACCCGGCAAGCCGGCCGCGAGCGAGCCGATGGTCGCACCGGACGCGTGGACCAATCCTGCGTACATGCGCTTTTCGCTCAAGACGCTGCTTGCCGTTCTGGTCTGCTACGTGTTCTACAACGCGGTGGACTGGCAGGGCGTCCACACGATCATGCTGACCTGCCTGATCGTCGCGCTGCCGAGCCTCGGCGCATCGACGCAGCGTGCGTTGCTGCGGCTGGCCGGGGCTGCCGTCGGCAGCGCACTGGCGCTGTTCATGGTCGTGTTCATCGTTCCGCATCTCGACGACATCGTCGGCTTGCTGCTGATGGCGTTGCCGGTCGTCGCGTTCGGGGCGTGGATATCGGCGGGTTCGGAGCGGATCGGCTATGCCGGCCTCCAGCTGATGTTCACCTTCTCGCTCGCGTTGCTCGACCAGTTCAGCCCAACCACGAATCTGACTGAAATCCGCGACCGGATGGTCGGCATTCTGCTGGGCGTCGGCGTGGCGACCTTCGTGCAGATGTCGTTCTGGCGCGAAAGCGAGGGCGACGTGCTGCGGCAGAAACTCGCCACGATGCTGCGCGCCATTGCCGCACAGTTGCGTGCTCCACAGGCGGGCGTCGACCAACGGGACGAGTTGCCCTTTGCGCAGCGGCAGTTGCAGGCGTGGGCCGTGCTGGCCGAGTGCGAAGCGACGCTGTCGCGCGTCGCGCTCGAGCCCGACTGGCAGGAAGTGGAGCAGGCGCAGCTGACACTGCGCGCGCAAACCGTCCTCGCGCAAGGGCGCGAGATCATGCTCGCTGGCGATGCACTGCGCAACACGCTGGCGGCGCAAGCGGGATCGTCGAGCTCACAAACGGTCGATGCAGTGCGCTCGACGCAGGAACAGGCGTCCGCCGACCTCAACCGGTACGCGGATGAACTTGCGTCCAGCTCGCCCGATGCCCGCGCGCCGCGACGCATCGGGATCGCTGCGCAAGCTGTCGAGCCGACCCAACCGACCGACGGGCCGCTCATCGCCGCAGCGGACGAACTGTCGCGGCAGGTCGCGGGGTTGCCGGACTGGCGCGTCGAGGCACCCGTCGCGGCGCCCTCATCACAGGCCATACGAACATGA
- a CDS encoding MdtP family multidrug efflux transporter outer membrane subunit, translating to MSSVLPGCALIHHNGTPYAEIAPEQINLANDIHLARDGWPAARWWTRYRDAQLEALIDQALADAPTMVIARTRVAQAKSDVELVRAGSNLQVVALASLDREHISANGFLGPFAKNEPAAGLTGPWYTEGIVGLGASLDVDIWGKQRAQIAASLGVSNARLAETSAVELEVSTDVTQLYYGIQTTYQLIDLLNESHEIAVFAVQAHEARAARGLEARTQLEEARAQQLAIERQIVSAQGQIKQFRESMRALVGAGPNSLPAIEPVALPRSQAALPTTLSYELLARRPDLQAMRWYVEASFDRIDAAKAAFYPSFDIKAFFGLDALHLADLFTHASQQINLIPGLTLPIFDGGRLNANLNGAREGSNLSIEQYNQAVLNAVRDVAQTGSRLQALDAQTELQKQRIESVAFARDSVEAYYQRGLTSRLAALEARQPVIAEQVALLTLNGQMLSQEIALTKALGGGYRADPPVELKPR from the coding sequence ATGTCTTCCGTGCTGCCGGGTTGCGCGCTGATCCATCATAACGGCACGCCCTATGCCGAGATCGCGCCCGAGCAGATCAATCTCGCGAACGACATCCATCTCGCGCGCGACGGCTGGCCCGCCGCGCGCTGGTGGACACGCTATCGCGATGCGCAGCTCGAGGCGCTGATCGATCAGGCGCTAGCCGATGCGCCGACGATGGTGATTGCGCGAACGCGCGTCGCGCAGGCGAAGTCTGATGTGGAGCTTGTCAGAGCGGGGTCGAATCTTCAGGTGGTCGCGTTGGCGTCGCTGGATCGCGAGCATATTTCCGCGAACGGCTTTCTCGGCCCGTTCGCGAAGAACGAACCGGCTGCAGGGCTGACGGGGCCGTGGTACACCGAGGGCATCGTCGGGCTGGGTGCAAGCCTGGACGTCGACATCTGGGGCAAGCAGCGCGCGCAGATTGCCGCGTCGCTCGGCGTGAGCAATGCGCGGCTCGCCGAGACGTCCGCTGTCGAACTCGAAGTCTCGACGGATGTCACGCAGCTTTACTACGGCATTCAAACGACTTATCAGCTCATCGATCTGCTGAACGAATCGCATGAGATCGCGGTGTTCGCGGTGCAAGCACACGAAGCGCGAGCGGCGCGCGGGCTGGAAGCCCGCACCCAGCTCGAAGAAGCACGGGCGCAGCAGCTGGCCATCGAACGGCAGATCGTGTCGGCGCAAGGGCAGATAAAACAGTTTCGCGAATCGATGCGGGCGCTGGTCGGTGCTGGCCCCAACAGCTTGCCGGCGATCGAGCCCGTGGCACTGCCGCGCTCGCAGGCGGCCTTGCCGACGACGCTCTCGTACGAACTGCTTGCCCGGCGGCCCGACTTGCAGGCGATGCGATGGTATGTGGAGGCGTCGTTTGACCGGATCGACGCAGCGAAGGCGGCGTTTTATCCGAGCTTCGACATCAAGGCGTTTTTCGGCCTCGACGCATTGCATCTCGCGGACCTCTTCACGCATGCAAGCCAGCAGATCAACCTGATTCCGGGCCTGACCTTGCCGATTTTCGACGGTGGCAGGCTCAACGCGAACCTCAACGGCGCACGCGAGGGCAGCAACCTGTCGATCGAGCAGTACAACCAGGCTGTCCTCAACGCGGTACGCGATGTCGCGCAGACGGGCAGCCGTCTGCAGGCTCTCGATGCGCAGACCGAGTTGCAGAAGCAACGGATCGAATCGGTTGCGTTCGCGAGGGACAGCGTCGAAGCCTATTATCAACGCGGACTGACGAGCCGGCTCGCGGCGCTCGAAGCGCGCCAGCCGGTGATCGCCGAACAGGTTGCGCTGCTCACGCTCAACGGCCAGATGCTCAGCCAGGAGATTGCATTGACGAAGGCGCTCGGCGGCGGCTATCGCGCCGATCCGCCCGTCGAACTGAAGCCGCGTTGA
- a CDS encoding histidine phosphatase family protein, giving the protein MAELYLVRHGQASFGAENYDELSPSGRTQSRWLGEHFAQAKLRFDRVVIGTMQRHQQTADAILAAMGGPQVEIAQDAGLNEYDFQALFAALGEEGLPLGLSAGPSATSSKKDFYKGLRQVLQLWADDRLPGRVPETWHQFQTRVQRARIDIQRAGGRRVLVVSSGGPLAVTAQQVLQAPAATAIALNMQIRNSSVCQYVFNDGAMSLVSFNSVPHLERADRHEFVTYG; this is encoded by the coding sequence ATGGCAGAACTCTATCTTGTACGGCATGGTCAGGCGTCCTTCGGCGCCGAAAACTATGACGAGCTATCTCCTTCCGGCCGGACCCAATCACGTTGGCTCGGCGAGCACTTCGCGCAGGCGAAATTGCGCTTCGATCGCGTTGTCATCGGCACGATGCAGCGGCATCAGCAAACTGCCGATGCCATTCTCGCCGCGATGGGTGGGCCGCAAGTCGAGATCGCGCAAGACGCGGGTCTGAACGAATACGATTTCCAGGCATTGTTCGCAGCCCTCGGCGAGGAGGGCTTGCCGCTGGGTTTGTCTGCAGGTCCGTCGGCCACAAGTTCAAAGAAGGACTTTTACAAAGGGCTCCGGCAAGTGCTGCAGCTTTGGGCCGATGACCGCTTGCCTGGCCGTGTTCCAGAGACATGGCATCAATTCCAGACGCGTGTCCAGCGTGCGCGCATCGACATCCAGCGAGCTGGCGGCAGGCGCGTTCTGGTGGTGAGTTCGGGTGGTCCGCTCGCGGTAACCGCCCAACAGGTTCTGCAGGCGCCTGCTGCGACCGCGATTGCGCTCAACATGCAGATTCGAAACAGCAGTGTTTGCCAATATGTCTTTAACGACGGTGCGATGTCGCTAGTCAGCTTCAATTCAGTACCTCATCTCGAACGTGCCGACAGACATGAATTTGTCACCTACGGCTGA
- a CDS encoding response regulator, with translation MPTPRVRTVAVIDDDRRVLASLANLLASGGYGTRAYESALDFFSDGYSGLVCVITDLGMRPIDGIQVLDRTVHSDAATPVIIITGKPGEHTEDYYLQKGALGFFRKPVDGDALLDLLDSIA, from the coding sequence ATGCCCACGCCTCGGGTTCGAACCGTTGCCGTGATTGACGATGACCGGCGCGTTCTGGCGTCTCTGGCGAACCTGCTGGCCTCTGGCGGGTACGGAACACGGGCCTACGAATCTGCACTGGATTTTTTCTCCGACGGCTACTCGGGTCTGGTATGCGTGATTACCGACCTGGGAATGCGGCCCATTGACGGCATTCAAGTGCTCGATAGAACGGTTCATTCGGACGCAGCCACGCCGGTCATCATTATCACAGGCAAACCGGGCGAGCATACGGAGGACTACTATCTGCAGAAAGGCGCACTAGGTTTCTTCAGAAAGCCGGTCGACGGAGATGCGTTGCTGGACCTGCTGGATAGTATCGCTTGA
- a CDS encoding phosphotransferase, with protein sequence MHASVQFDIEDLTRYLTAHVPGFQGPLSVEKFPGGQSNPTFLLRAQSGRYVLRRQPPGTLLKAAHAVDREFRVLSALGRTPVPVARAYHLCEDRDVIGSLFYVMSYEDGRIFWNPALPEVPVEERGSIYDALLGTMAALHDVDIDEAGLSDYGRPGNYFARQIDIWTKQYRAAQTEILEAMESLIEWLPAHCPAESGKPSLVHGDFRIDNLIFMHGAPQVRAVLDWELSTLGNPLADIAYFCMCLRLPPGSHIAGLAGLNRGALGVPDEASIVERYCEFRGISSIENWNFYLAFSFFRLAAIAQGVKKRALSGNASNEKARQVGEMAGALAKMGIELI encoded by the coding sequence ATGCATGCCAGCGTTCAATTCGACATCGAAGATCTCACACGTTATCTCACGGCGCACGTGCCCGGGTTTCAAGGGCCGTTGTCCGTCGAGAAATTCCCCGGCGGACAATCCAATCCGACGTTTCTTTTGAGGGCGCAAAGCGGTCGCTACGTGCTGAGGCGTCAACCTCCCGGCACACTGCTCAAGGCCGCCCATGCCGTTGATCGTGAGTTTCGCGTGCTGTCGGCGCTCGGCCGAACACCGGTCCCTGTTGCCCGTGCCTATCACCTTTGCGAGGACCGTGACGTCATCGGTAGCCTGTTTTACGTCATGAGCTACGAGGACGGGCGAATCTTCTGGAATCCGGCGCTGCCCGAAGTACCCGTCGAGGAGCGTGGCTCCATCTACGACGCACTGCTTGGCACGATGGCGGCTCTCCACGACGTGGATATCGACGAAGCCGGATTGTCGGACTACGGCCGCCCGGGCAACTATTTCGCGCGTCAAATCGACATCTGGACCAAGCAATATCGCGCCGCGCAGACCGAGATATTGGAGGCAATGGAGTCGCTGATCGAGTGGCTGCCTGCCCACTGTCCGGCGGAATCCGGAAAGCCTTCGCTCGTGCACGGAGATTTCCGTATCGACAACCTCATTTTCATGCACGGTGCGCCGCAAGTTCGCGCTGTTCTCGACTGGGAGCTATCCACGCTCGGCAATCCTCTGGCTGACATTGCGTACTTCTGCATGTGTTTGCGGCTCCCGCCAGGCAGCCATATCGCCGGACTCGCGGGCTTGAATCGAGGGGCGTTGGGGGTGCCGGACGAGGCGTCGATTGTCGAGCGGTATTGCGAGTTCCGGGGCATTTCGTCGATTGAAAACTGGAACTTCTACCTGGCGTTCAGCTTCTTCCGGCTCGCCGCTATCGCACAGGGCGTGAAGAAGCGGGCCTTGAGCGGTAACGCGTCGAATGAAAAGGCGCGACAGGTGGGGGAGATGGCCGGTGCGCTTGCGAAGATGGGCATTGAGCTGATCTGA